GTGCAATgataaaatacaacaaattaatattatagttattaataatgaaaagaataatattaaaatagttcGATCAAATTAAAGCATTAACAACGCTAACTTTAAGGTATGCCAACAATATTAGTTTAATGGGGAAGGCCACACTCTTCCGCTCGCTGCACACCTGGTCACACTTAGGGTGCAATCACTTTTTTTCATGATAAAATTAAGGAATCTTGAGTTCATCGGTGATAAGCAGCGATCTGATAATTGCCAGCACAGCAGCGCGGAGAACTATAAAACCAGACTCTGCTGGATATATAATAGCGAATCGTAATGCCCTGCCGATCGGCTGGCAGTAGTAACCTTACGATTCTGACGCTCGCTTTGCAGTCGTGGTGTTTTGTTATTGGAGCAGAAAACAAATTCCAAACAAGATTATAAATAGTCACAATGTGTGTCGCAGTCGTCGTGGTCGTTGGGAGGATAAATGTGCAATTGCAGATGCCGTAGAGCACCGCGCTTAAGTTTTATCCAGAGCAACCCGATCTTCTAGTGCCCGTGAAAACCGGGcgaaaagcaacaacaaattaggTCGACATTTCGGGCACAGGTGAGCCTAATTTCAGTCGAGCAAAATTATGTGTTAAATTATAAGCTAATTATGAGTTGGCTGTTTCAATTAGGCTACAGAGCCAAATCAAGCGGACCACGGGCCCAAAGCGGAGTCAACAAAGAAGCGGCGAAGAGAAACATCGAAGCATTGGTTTCAACACCACACGTTCAAAGTGAAGGTCAACGTCACAACGACTCGAGCGGCAAGTCTGGCGGCCAAAACCGAAAGACAAAGCCATCCGCCGTCACCAGCACAACCTCCACCgtcaccaccaccgccactgGTAGTCTCCAGATAGCCAGCACCATGTCCGCCACATCCTCCGAATCCTTCGTCCGTGGCCAGCGGCTAATGCTCATCTTCCTGGTGGCCCTATGCATCGTAGTTGCCTGCGTCCTTAGCACCGAGACCACCATGCCCACGCAGAACATGTCCAACAAGGAGCGGGCGGAACTCCGGTAAGTCTTAGCTAGATAAGGTTCCTTGTGTTTCGTGACCAGGACAACTTCTGTCCGGCGattattttttgaaatgaCGATAGTTTCGGTTTTATAACACCTTTGACATTCCAACTTACTTTGGGTTTCTGGAGGATCAATGCAATGTATTTAAATCTAACCCATATATGCATCAGAAACGAGGAGCTCTAATTATCATAACTCGTTGGTAATCATTTAtggttataaatttaaatatggtGCTTATATTGTATACCCACGACTTATATAAGTAGGAATATTTAAACGCTTGCGCTTTAAAGTCGTTCTGAACAATCACAGAGAAGCTGAATTGAACTGTGCAATATGTTATGTTTGATTTCAGGGAAGAAGCTCGCGATATGTTCTATCATGCATATAACGCCTACATGCAGAACGCCTATCCAGCTGATGAGCTAATGCCGCTCTCCTGCAAAGGACGTTACCGGGGAGTGACGCCATCGCGTGGCGACATGGACGACATTCTCGGAAAGTGAGTTAAAAATCCTTAGGTTTGGCGTTTACATTGATATGGTTGATTTTCTAGCTTTTCCATGACTCTGGTGGATACTCTGGACACCCTGGTGCTGCTGGGTGATTTCACAGAGTTTGAACACGCGGTGAAGCTAGTTATCCGCGACGTTCAATTTGACAGCGACATTATTGTGTCGGTGTTTGAGACGAACATTCGAATGGTCGGTGGCCTGCTGTCCGCGCACATTCTGGCGGAGTATCTGCAAAAGCATGTGGACACGATGCATTGGTACAAGGGCGAACTGCTGGAGATGTCTCGCGAGCTGGGCTACCGATTGCTACCGGCGTTCAACACATCTACGGGCATTCCGCATGCGCGGGTTAATCTACGGCTGGGTATGAAGGATCCGATGCTTAAGAAGTCCCGTGAAACGTGTACCGCTTGTGCTGGTACCATTCTTTTGGAATTTGCTGCTCTTTCGCGGCTTACCGGCGATCCCATTTTCGAGGTGCGAGCCCATGCCGCCATGGACGCGCTGTGGAAGTTAAGGCACCGTGGCTCCGATCTCATGGGCACGGTACTTAATGTTCATTCCGGAGATTGGGTGCGTCGGGACTCCGGAGTCGGAGCGGGCATCGACAGTTACTATGAGTACCTCTTCAAGTCCTACGTCCTACTTGGGGACGACAAGTACCTGGCCCGTTTTAATCGCCACTACAACGCGGTAATGAAGTACGTCAGTGAAGGACCCATGCTACTCGACGTGCTCATGCACAGGCCACATGCTAAGTCCAAAAACTTTATGGACTCGCTCCTGGCATTCTGGCCGGGTCTGCAGGTGCTATCCGGCGACCTGAAACCAGCTGTGCAGACACACGAGATGCTCTATCAGGTATAGTTTATCATGTTCAAATCCGCTTATcccatttattttatgaaacattttttatctTATTTGCAGGTTATGCAGATGCACACCTTCATTCCAGAAGCATTTACCGTAGACTTCCAAATACATTGGGGACAGCATCCCCTGCGACCAGAATTTATAGAGTCCACTTACTTCCTGTACCGCGCCACTGGCGATCATCATTATCTGCAGGTTGGAAAGAAGGCTCTGAAAACACTCCAGCAGCATGCTAAAGTATCTTGCGGCTATGCGGCCGTGAATGATGTACGGACTGGCAAGCACGAGGATCGCATGGACTCGTTTGTGCTCTCCGAGACGATCAAGTACCTCTTCCTCTTGTTCTCCGATCCCCAGGATCTGATCATAAACGTCGATGAGTTCGTCTTCACGACCGAAGCTCACCTGCTGCCGCTCTCTATTGCCCAACTAGGGAATGCCACGTTTAGTAAGtactttttcgtttttaaacTGTCTTACGTAATCGCCGCAGCGCTATCAGTAATTCTATCAGAAGAAATAGCTCTTGATAGGTATCAATTGATTATTTGCAACAATCTATTTTATCTACGTGTTAATATTGATGTATTGATAGTCAAGTGTCTTTTATATCCTTTGTGGAAAACGGAAATAGCTATGTGGGAACTCTGATAAATTTCTTGTTTCTATTACAGGCTTTCGCCAGACGGACGAACACAACGTACTCGACTTCATGCGCACCTGCCCCAGTTCAAATAAGCTTTTTCCTGAAAAAGTACGCAAGCCACTGCGCAACTTCATTACGGGCTCGTGCCCTCGCACCACCGCGGGAAAGCGACTCAGCGCCCTGGATTTTCAGGCAAGCAATGCAGATCATCTGCGAGCTGTTTACGACATGGGCATTACCATGGTTTCGGTAGGCGACCGTAGCCAAGGCAAGGTGCGACTGTTTCATAGTTTCTATAATGTAAGTTTTTTTCTGTTCTGctttttggtttcgtttgcATTTCGTTTGACACTCTGGTTGGTAACCTTTGCGCCACCAGTTTCCTCGATCTTCCGCTTCCACTCGTTCCTTCTCATCACCATCACACAGATCGTAgaacaatttaatataaaattgacTTTATTCAGGCAAAAAGCCACGAGGAGGGCGAAATGGGACTGCAATTTATGCAGGAGATGCTTGAGCTGACCAAGATGCAAAGCATAAATCAGCTAGCGCAACTGCAGGTTTGTATGCTTCATTTTTAAGGGAAgcatcataataataatttaattgaatctcTCGTTTCCAGGCCGTAGCCTACGCCACTGACGAGAAGCCACAGGATTGGATAGCCCTGATGGCCGGGCCCTCGCACTTTAGCCCGGAGTTAACTGGCGATCAGTTCGTCCAAGGGGACTTGATACTGGCCAAGCCGCTTCGGGCCTGCGATGAGACCCTAGAGAATGCCGAAGAGGCGAAGGGAAAGGTCTTGGTGGCCGAGCGCGGTGATTGCACGTTCGTGAGCAAAGCGCGGTTGGCCCAGAAGGTGGGGGCAGCAGCGCTGATTGTCTGTGATAATGTTCCGGGCTCTTCCGGTGAGACGCAGCCGATGTTCGCAATGTCTGGCGATGGCAAGGACGACGTGCTCATTCCAGTCGTCTTCATGTACAGCATGGAGTTCGGCAAGCTGTCGGCGGTTATGCAGCGGCGGAAACAGCCCCTGCGTGTTCGCGTCATGCAGATGGGGGGGGTCAAGCGCTGGCAactggccaaggagcagcgCCAAAACCAAACTGCATCGGTAGCACAGAAACCAGACAAAGAATTGTAGTGGACTGCTACGGCTGCTGGAGCGCCCTCAGCGTTAACTATTCATTTGGGGCTTTTTAACGCCTTGAAATGGTTCTCGCCAAAatagagatatatattttctatattagTAACATGTACAGTAAGCGATCGTAACTAAATTGGAATTTTCTGTACTTTACTAGACATGTAAGAACGATTTAATGCCACGAGTTTTTGAACTCAGTTATAGGATCTTTGCATTTCGTGGTTGGTTCTCAGGCAGGCAATTGGCTTCCTAGTGGCAATATTATATCCGAATAGCATCGCATTCGCGTTCATTCTAATTGTATATTTGGTCCACCTCACAATTTTTTCGATggattttactttttaaatgtaaGTAAAACTTCTGTATATAAAAGTTTAGAACTTAGAGACTaacaaaatagtaaataatgATTAGTTTTAAGAAGAAGTTAGTTCATAGGATAGAGAGTCGGAATTGATCGACAGCATAGTAGTTGAAATTGATTAGATATTATACAAAAAGTAGTCTAAAATATACGAACTATAATGAAAAACcaaagggaaaacttttatttaataggAATTACTTTTTCAAAGTACTTGTTCTTGATGCCCTATGAATGAGTATTCGTAATGCCGAAGGGATGCTTCCC
This genomic stretch from Drosophila teissieri strain GT53w chromosome 2L, Prin_Dtei_1.1, whole genome shotgun sequence harbors:
- the LOC122619054 gene encoding ER degradation-enhancing alpha-mannosidase-like protein 3; the protein is MSATSSESFVRGQRLMLIFLVALCIVVACVLSTETTMPTQNMSNKERAELREEARDMFYHAYNAYMQNAYPADELMPLSCKGRYRGVTPSRGDMDDILGNFSMTLVDTLDTLVLLGDFTEFEHAVKLVIRDVQFDSDIIVSVFETNIRMVGGLLSAHILAEYLQKHVDTMHWYKGELLEMSRELGYRLLPAFNTSTGIPHARVNLRLGMKDPMLKKSRETCTACAGTILLEFAALSRLTGDPIFEVRAHAAMDALWKLRHRGSDLMGTVLNVHSGDWVRRDSGVGAGIDSYYEYLFKSYVLLGDDKYLARFNRHYNAVMKYVSEGPMLLDVLMHRPHAKSKNFMDSLLAFWPGLQVLSGDLKPAVQTHEMLYQVMQMHTFIPEAFTVDFQIHWGQHPLRPEFIESTYFLYRATGDHHYLQVGKKALKTLQQHAKVSCGYAAVNDVRTGKHEDRMDSFVLSETIKYLFLLFSDPQDLIINVDEFVFTTEAHLLPLSIAQLGNATFSFRQTDEHNVLDFMRTCPSSNKLFPEKVRKPLRNFITGSCPRTTAGKRLSALDFQASNADHLRAVYDMGITMVSVGDRSQGKVRLFHSFYNAKSHEEGEMGLQFMQEMLELTKMQSINQLAQLQAVAYATDEKPQDWIALMAGPSHFSPELTGDQFVQGDLILAKPLRACDETLENAEEAKGKVLVAERGDCTFVSKARLAQKVGAAALIVCDNVPGSSGETQPMFAMSGDGKDDVLIPVVFMYSMEFGKLSAVMQRRKQPLRVRVMQMGGVKRWQLAKEQRQNQTASVAQKPDKEL